The sequence AAGCGCTTGTGTTAATTTTTTAACTTTGGCGAGATTGCCACTGATAACGCTTTTTGATAGTTCTTCAAAGTTTGCCATTGGTCTAATAACCCCTTTCAAATCAATCTATTGGTAATTACTTGCAAATGTTATGCCAATCGCAACGAAAAAGCCTATTCCAATTTGCCGCCTCGGTACGCACCTAAATAATTAGCACAATAGCTATCGCGACCCGCAATGGTCTCAGCGGCTATTATATTAGCCATCATTTGCTTATCTAAAGGATTGATGATTAAACCGTCTAAACCTCGATCAATCGCCATTACTGCAAAAGACTGGTTCAATAATTTCCGGATGGGTAATCCGTAAGAAATGTTCGACAAACCACACATGGTGTGAACCCCTTTATAGGTCGTCATAATCTTTTCAACCGCTTCTAAGAACTCAATTCCAAAAGCATCTTTCGTGGACACTGGCTGTACTAGCGGATCGACAAAAATATTGTCCATTGGGATATTATTCTGAACTAGCCCATTAATAAGTTTATCTGCAATGGAGAGCCTAGCATCTGTGGTTTCAGGCATCCCCTCGTCACTCATGCACAGAGCTACAACTTTGTGTTCTGTACCAGCGATCAAAGGCAAAAGAGCTTTGTAGCGTTCTTTTTCTAAAGAGATAGAATTAATCATAGCGACCCCTTTATGTACGGAAAGCGCTTTTTCAATAGCTTTTGGATCCGGACTATCGATGCAACAGGGAGCACCCTCTGTAGCCTCCTGCACAATTTCTACAAGCCATTTTAAATAGTCGGCCTCTTTACCTACAAAAATCCCGGCGTTTACATCGATATAATTGGCCCCCGCTTCTAATTGATCTACCGCCACTTTTTGAATTGCCACTGTGTCTTGTGTTTCAATCGCAGCTCGAATAGCCTTGCGGCTCGCATTGATTAACTCTCCAACTATAAACACGATCGATCACTCCTTTATATTTCTGAATCTTCCTTTTCTTTACTATTATGCAAGAATTGTGCCAACCCTTAGACCACCTATCTCTTGCCTTAGTCCACTAAAACCAGAAAATAGATTTGCCTATTAACAATCGATGTCTCAAATTAGGATGTAACGCGTGGTAAATCCCCATAAATGGCTTATTGGCGTTTATGTCATTATAGGAAATATATCCTATTATTTTGAGACATGGACAATATAAGAACCTACCCCCTCGGGTAGGTTCTTATATTGCTATCTTTCGCCTATAAATTAAGGCTTTTTTATTGAAGTCCTTTCGCATTAATCTGATCCTCTAAATCCATCTCCTTTATTTTTCTATAAAGAGTTGAACGACTCATTCCTAGTGATCTCGCAGCTCTTTCTTTGGCACGGCTGCCCGGACCAAACCTATTTAAAGCCTCAGTTAGGGCATTTCTCTCCAAATCCGCGATTGATTGAATACGCTCTTGGTGCTGATTCACTGGTATAGTCGTAGCATGTTTAATAATTCGATCAGGTAGATAGTTTACATCAATCAACGAATCAGTGCAGACGTTAGCAGAGTACTCAAATGCATTTTCTAATTCCCGAACATTGCCCGGCCAAGGGTATTCGAGCATTTTCGTTAGAGCTTCCTTTGTATATCCTTGAATATGTTTTTCCAGAATCAAATTGTACTTTTGGATAAAACAGTGAATCAGCAACTTCAGATCCTCCTTTCTTTCCCTCAAAGGTGGAATATGGAAAGGGATAACACTTAAGCGATAAAATAAATCGCTTCGGAATTGGTTTGCCTGTATCATCTCTTCCAAGTTCCTATTGGTGGCAGCGATAATTCGAACATCCACAACTAAAGGTTTGATCCCGCCCACTCGCTCAATTGTAAAGTCTTGGAGTACGCGCAAGAGTTTGACTTGTAAATGTAATGGCATGTCACCGATCTCGTCAAGCAATATGGTTCCACCATTGGCCAATTCGAATTTTCCTGGTTTACCAGCACGTCGCGCTCCTGTGAATGCTCCTTCTTCATAGCCAAACAACTCACTCTCAAGTAGGCTTTCGGGAATAGCTCCGCAATTTACTGCAATAAAAGGAGCATTCTTCCGCATGCTTTCTTGATGAATCGCACGTGCAAACAGCTCCTTACCTGTGCCGCTTTCACCCGTGATCAGAACCGTTGAATCCGTTGTCGCTACTCTACACATTTTCTTTTTAATATCAGTCATTGCCGTGCTTTGGCCAAGAATACCATCAAACGTATGCTTGCGTTCTTCCCGAATAACACGCCCAGCCAACTTACGCATTTCTCCGATTGAGCGAATAGAAATTACGAATCCCCCAACTTCTTCTCCATACTTGACTTCCGTAATTGTACTCATGAAATGCAATGTTTTTTGATCTTTCTTATAAAATACATCTTGCTCTACATAAGGTTGAGTCATCTTTAGGAGCGTACCCATGCTGATTCCTGAAAAGACTTCTTCAACCCGTCTTCCATTTAGCAGATTAGATTGTACCATGAGAAGATTTTCAGCTGAGCGATTAAGGTGGGTTATTTTGCCATGATAATTTACCGCCACAATTCCTTCACGTACAGAATTAATCAAGGTATTAAATTGTTCAGCCACCTCCTTTGATTGTTTGTATAGTGCCATTTCATTAAGTTTTCCTGATATTAATTCAACGACATGCTGTAAAAACGTTTCGAGTTTAGCGAAATCTTTTAATAGATTTTCTTTTTGCGTTTCATTGAATGCGTACAGTGAGATTGAACCAAATACCTTATCTCTAAGCTTAATTGGGTATAACAGGCCCGCCAATACCTTGCAGGTCTCCTTGAGATTACAATTCTGACACAGCTGACCTTTCATGGGATCGGATACTAAGAAACTCTTCTGTGTGCATCGCAACTGATAACTTATTGATCCTGTACCATAAATAACTCCAATTTGATCTTTATACTTTCCAGTACCCGCTATGACCTCTAGGTTCTCATCTACAATGGCTACTTCGAAATCAAGTACTGCTGCAAATGCATCTGCTACGCTTTGGATATAATCTTGCACTGACTTAAGATTAGAAAAGCTTGTGTAATTTTTCTTCAAGCTATTACCTCCCTTTATCTCCAGGCGACATATATTTATAGGCATAGCTTATCCCCCAATTAGGATGGAGTGGGATATAAAAACCTCATGGCCAATAACACCTTCTATCCATATTTATCCATTGTCTTAGTGTACACCTTTTGCAGCTATATTCCAATATGTTCCATTTATATATTTATTGAAAATTACAAATAAAAAGCAATAACTATATTCGACTTCGAAAAGTCGAATATAGTTATCCTTTATTGATTAATTAACTCAATAAGCTTTTCTTCGATATACGCTAACAATTCTTTTTCACCAATATGAACTTGCTCATTTATATCATTTGGTTTCACAACAAAGAAGTTGATGATGAGCTTATTATTTTCAATGAAATATTCCTCAAGATGAAGGGGCAAAAAAATTACTTCTAATTCCTTAAAAAGCTTGTTGCTTTTAGTTGGATCAATTTTCTCTACTAAAGATTGCAAATTGAGTTTCTTAAGCGGCCGAATCATTTTATCAGTGTAAGTGAGATCTTCTAACATCCATAGGTTATTGCTATAAAAACGACCTTCTTTTTTATTTTTGCCGGAAAAGGATTCTCGATTTGTGATAGCACTTAGCGCTTTACGTACAGACTCCGGTGTAAATTCGTCGTCATAGGCATATTTCAATCCTGGCATATCCATTACGTCAAATATGAATAATTCGGAAACCTTGTTCCTCTCTTTTATGGAGTGCCAGTAGAACAGCAGAGCCTCCACAACATCTAAGTTCACCATAATTCTTTCGATCATATTAGTACCCCCGCGGTCTAGGCCAACTTTTAGCACCAGCCTTAATAAACGATGTAGTATTTACAAATTTATACCGGTGAAATTTAAACCACAATGAGGCGAGTATATAGAATAGAAAACCGGACAGGATGTTTACCCAGTAACCGAAGTACATCCCCCCTAAGGTAGCAATGGCCAGAATCAGTAAGATAACAGCTGGCATGGGATGCCAAGGCGCAGTATACCCTCTCTTAATAGTCCCTAACGGATACATTGATCGGAACTTAAACATCATCACTGCAGTTAGTACGTATACCATTATGGCCGAAAATATGGAAAAGGTAATGACTTGGTCCAAAAGTCCCGTAAAGCCAAAGGCTATTGAAATAGGTAGCAGGAAAAGGATGGCTCGATACGGGGTTTTATACTTTGGATGGGTTGCGGCAAAGACTCCAGGAATTAAGGTATCTCGGGACATAGCAAACCAGGCCCGACTGGAATCGTTAATACATCCATTTGCACTAGCAAGGCAGGCTAGAATGGTGCCGATAAAGAGGGCTAGAATGATGTAAGGTTTCCCTGTCGCTAAGGCCGCATCATATAAAGGAAATACAGATTTCCCCAATTTTTCAGCTCCGACCATACCAGAACATACAAACCAAGTTGTAGTGGCACCCACAATTAGGGTGACTAATCCTACCATAGTTCCTACAGGTAGTGCTCGACTAGTGGATCGACATTCTTCTGCCGCCAAAGCAGTCCCTTCAATTCCCAAATAGAACCAGATTCCGAATTGTAAGGCAGCGATGATGCCTACCCATCCGTAGGGCAGTCCATCTGTAAGTTGCTTAATCTGAAGGAGGCTAGTAGCGGGATCATAAAATTTTGTCCCAAGGAGCAAGATGAAAATCGTGACGAAGGCAATGGCTGTAATGAAGAAGTTCAAGGTCAACGTAGCATATACTCCTCGATAGTTTAAATAGGTGAGAAGCAGTAAACTCAAAATGATGTAGGGTAGTGCTTGAACATCAGGATTCAGTGATTTAAGGATCTGCCCTACCACGAGTGCATCTGCTGCTTCGAGCATCACGTATTCGAAAACGAGCATGAGCCCGACGTTAAATGAAGCAAGTGGACCCAACATATATTTTGCCATGGCATATTGACCACCCGCTTCAGGAATAACGGATCCAATTTCAGTGTTTATCATGACTAGAGCGATAAAGAGTATCCCTATAACCCAACAGGCAATAATTGCCCCTAAGGATCCCCCTTTAGCAATCGTAAAATTCCATCCCATGAATTCACCGACTAAAACAATCCCTACTCCAAGTGCCCAAATATGCATGGGGCCAAGTACTTTAAGAAGATGCGATTCTTTAGTCTTGTCACTTGTCTGATTTAGTACAGGCTTTTCTTCCACCTTGCCTCCTCCACCCTTTCTCGCTAAGTTATTACTTTCAAGTGAAACTACTTCTTAGCGTTTTGTTCTTTTTCCACTAGGATGAAATCACTCATAATCAGGAGGAAAATTACACCACACATCCCCCAAGCAACCCAGTTCATGATGCTCCAGAAACTCATTTTTTTACCTCCTTGGGGTTCAGATACACCTGCTTGACCATGACTCTTAACTCTTTTTCACTTTGAGGAATAATAAAGATGAGGTAGCCAACAAACCCCGCTACAATCACTAGAAAAGTGCTGATTTTAAAGACATAATGTATACCCGAAGTAGAATCACCGACGAGTACTCCGCCCTGCATCAACATCGTCGTAAGTAGAGTGGCAAAGCATAATATCATAATAAATAATACATCAAAAATTCCCATCAACCGGGTGTTCTTTGGCGTTTCATTCATTCTATCGCCCTCGATCATTTATTTCTCTACGAATTGGACCCCATGATGTCTTCACTATAGAGTTCGTTTCGATGCTTTTTTAGGTGAGCTAGTACTGCGATGGAAGCAGAGGTAACAGACAAGCCTGCAATCATTCCGACTGTTAGAGCAATCAGACGAACTGTTGCTGTGGGGGCCAGCTTACTAACCACCGTCATCGTATAGATTAGAACTACCCATAGAAAGAGGATAAAGGCAGTCATTAGACTGCGGTCCCTGAAATGCATTTTTAGGATTTTTTCTTCCATTTTTTTACCCTTCGTCTTCTGATAATTAAAAACCAAATTAATCTAATTTCGAGGACCGGAAATTTTGCTGCCGGTCCTCTACAATAGTATTGACTTACTCAAAATGAGTCGGCTTGGTAACTTCAATAGTCAAAGCGTCCACAGCCTTTTTAACTAAGTTTCTTCTAAGGGTATGCTCATTTTCCTTGTTAAGTTTTGGATTTCCTACCGGGAAAGGAATAGCTATCGTCGGAACAATTCTGTTTGCGCCGACTGACTCAGAAATAGTCGTAATAGTTGCCATGTGAACAATAGGAATACCATATCGTTCGATTTCTTTTACAATCGTTGCGCCGCAACGAGTACAAGTCCCTCAGGTTGAGGTTAAAATAACACCATCTACCCCTGCAGCTTTTAATTCTGCTCCGATTTGTACCCCAAATTCCACAGATTTACCGACAGCTGTTCCCGTTCCGGTGGTCGTATAGAACCAGTCGAAGACCTTTCCAATATATCCTTCAGCCTCAAATTCTTTTAACACATCTAAAGGCGCAACGCGGTCAGGCATCTCATTAGCATAGACTGGGTCATAGCCCCCATGGGTTGTATAATAGCAAGGAGCCTCAAGTGCATTAATTTGGCTAATGTTGTATTTACCCCATTTTTGAGCACTGGCTGACTGTATATGATCCGGATTTCCTGCAGGAACGATGCCACCCGAAGTGCACAAAGCAATGGTTGCCTTGCTTAAATCTTTAATGGCTGCAGCCGGTGAAACCACGTCGAACACAGGCATTGGCATTTCCGTTTCAAAGGGCTTGCCTTGTAGGCGGTTAATCAGCATTTCTACCGCTCTTTGTGAGCCTCTTTTTTCCACGAAGAGAGTCTTTCTCATGCCACGGGCAATGTAGCCTTCTACTTCGGGAGGTCCTACTTCGATTCCTTTGGCTAATTTGCAGGTTAGAGAAGCCATTATAGGTAATGCCTTGCGCATTCCGCCTGCAGAATCACTCGTACCGACTACGTAAGCAATCTCTTTGCAAAGATCTAATCCCGGGTTTTCCAAGTACATGCCCGTTATTACCGGGATGTTTAGTTCTTTAGAAACGGCTATAGAAATCTCTGCACAGGCGACTCCATACCGACCAGCATTAAAAGCGGGTCCTGCTACAAACACATCCGGAGAAGCTTCTTTAATGGTGTTTAGAATGCTTTCCATTACCTCTTGTTTGTTCTCATTAAAGTAATTATCACCACAGATAATCGTGCCAACGACTTCGCCCTCTCCTTTAATCAACGTGTTAAAGCCTGTAGCGGGGCCGACCGTTTCCGGCCTGTACTCGGGAGGCATACTCGCTTTATCTTCACCTCCTACCTGGCCAAAAAATTGGTTTACGTAGTAAACAACTCTAAATTTATCTGACATCACATATCCCCCTTTGCGATTAATACAATCTACAGGTCACATTGTGAAAGCCAATTTCCGAAGTGGCACCTATTACCGCATTCAATTCACACATCAAAGTACCATCTTCCAACAAAGCACCCTCCCAGCCACCGGCCAAGACAGCAATAGCAGCCGCATTTCCAATGATCTTATCAGCAGGAGGCAAGGTAACCACGTGACTCACATTTCCACCCGATACGACTGCTACTGCTTCTACTGCTGTATCTGCTAAGGGTTGAGACATGCCGTCTCTTCCTGCACACTCGTCGGTCATCAAGACTGTTTTAATTCCGGAGTTTTCACATTTCTTGCAAATCATTAGTAGATCTGAATCAGGATTTCCGTAGCCTTCTTCGGAAACAATGACTGCATCCGCACCGAATAGTTTCGCCAATTTAACCGTGTAGTCGGAGGCACGGAGTTTTCCCGCTAGGGTCGTATGTTCGGGAACCATGATGCATCCCATGAAATTGATGGTCTTACCATGCTGTGCATATAGGTCAAGGATCATCGAATTGTTTTGATGCTGGTAAGTCGTGATTTTATCACAGGCTGCAACACAGTTTCCGCTAATAACAGCATTGTCTAATTCTTCATTAGGATGGAGTATAGACGGCAAAATAGTCTGGGCGTTGACACCGTAGATATAGGTATCATGGAGTAAACCCTGAGTAATCATCATCTCAGCATACAAAACTTTGGGCAATTCAGGATATTTAGCCGTTTCTTCAAAAACGTTACCAATTTCAAAGGTTAATACCTCATCTGGAACGAGATCCTTTCCTGCTTGCCCAATATAAGTTGCTGCCCGCAAGCCAGCGAACCGGACCGTTTCTTCATGGGTATGCGGAGCGAGATCTTCGACCACACGAATATCCACCGTCAAATTATTCGTCTTGGAAAATGGGGTCCATTTAGCCCCTTCACCCCACATGTCAATAACGCCTTCCTGAAAACCTACCACATCACCCACGGTTACCACAGCACAACCCGATAATACATGGGTTCTTCCTTCCCCACACTGAGCCTGCTTCTCAGTGACCCCTGGAAACCCGTTATTGCCCCCTTGAATTTTCACCCTGGGCTCAATCACGTCTTTCACAGGAATAATCCTTACTTTTTCTCCCGGCATAGCCACATCAAGGATGACGTCTTTGATTCGTTCGTCTTCTTTTAAATAGGCAATCAAGCCCATCTTATCTACTGTCAAGACGCCATTACTTATAGAGCACTCATTACCGAACTGGATATCGTTAATATGAATCCGCCCAATTTCCAGTTTCATTTTATTCACTCCCTATGTTTTGACTTGCATCACCATGTTGCCATTTGTTCCTTTATGGCTGATTCGAGAAGTAGCTGGTCTAACTTTTTGTAGTCATCCCCATTGACGGTATCGGCTTTACGAAAATCCATATGATTTTTGAATTTGATAATGCTATCCTCAATGATTTCTGCATCCAAGAAATTCATACTTTCCAATTTTCTCCCAATAATAATGGAGCGAAATGGAGAGAACATCATCCTTAGGCTCGCCGGCAACGGGTGACTGATTAACTCATAACCCTCATGGACTAAATCCCGCACTTTAATCAGAATCTCTTCCACTGATCC is a genomic window of Desulfosporosinus sp. Sb-LF containing:
- a CDS encoding sigma 54-interacting transcriptional regulator, which encodes MKKNYTSFSNLKSVQDYIQSVADAFAAVLDFEVAIVDENLEVIAGTGKYKDQIGVIYGTGSISYQLRCTQKSFLVSDPMKGQLCQNCNLKETCKVLAGLLYPIKLRDKVFGSISLYAFNETQKENLLKDFAKLETFLQHVVELISGKLNEMALYKQSKEVAEQFNTLINSVREGIVAVNYHGKITHLNRSAENLLMVQSNLLNGRRVEEVFSGISMGTLLKMTQPYVEQDVFYKKDQKTLHFMSTITEVKYGEEVGGFVISIRSIGEMRKLAGRVIREERKHTFDGILGQSTAMTDIKKKMCRVATTDSTVLITGESGTGKELFARAIHQESMRKNAPFIAVNCGAIPESLLESELFGYEEGAFTGARRAGKPGKFELANGGTILLDEIGDMPLHLQVKLLRVLQDFTIERVGGIKPLVVDVRIIAATNRNLEEMIQANQFRSDLFYRLSVIPFHIPPLRERKEDLKLLIHCFIQKYNLILEKHIQGYTKEALTKMLEYPWPGNVRELENAFEYSANVCTDSLIDVNYLPDRIIKHATTIPVNQHQERIQSIADLERNALTEALNRFGPGSRAKERAARSLGMSRSTLYRKIKEMDLEDQINAKGLQ
- a CDS encoding methyltetrahydrofolate cobalamin methyltransferase — encoded protein: MFIVGELINASRKAIRAAIETQDTVAIQKVAVDQLEAGANYIDVNAGIFVGKEADYLKWLVEIVQEATEGAPCCIDSPDPKAIEKALSVHKGVAMINSISLEKERYKALLPLIAGTEHKVVALCMSDEGMPETTDARLSIADKLINGLVQNNIPMDNIFVDPLVQPVSTKDAFGIEFLEAVEKIMTTYKGVHTMCGLSNISYGLPIRKLLNQSFAVMAIDRGLDGLIINPLDKQMMANIIAAETIAGRDSYCANYLGAYRGGKLE
- a CDS encoding glycine/betaine/sarcosine/D-proline family reductase selenoprotein B, which translates into the protein MSDKFRVVYYVNQFFGQVGGEDKASMPPEYRPETVGPATGFNTLIKGEGEVVGTIICGDNYFNENKQEVMESILNTIKEASPDVFVAGPAFNAGRYGVACAEISIAVSKELNIPVITGMYLENPGLDLCKEIAYVVGTSDSAGGMRKALPIMASLTCKLAKGIEVGPPEVEGYIARGMRKTLFVEKRGSQRAVEMLINRLQGKPFETEMPMPVFDVVSPAAAIKDLSKATIALCTSGGIVPAGNPDHIQSASAQKWGKYNISQINALEAPCYYTTHGGYDPVYANEMPDRVAPLDVLKEFEAEGYIGKVFDWFYTTTGTGTAVGKSVEFGVQIGAELKAAGVDGVILTSTUGTCTRCGATIVKEIERYGIPIVHMATITTISESVGANRIVPTIAIPFPVGNPKLNKENEHTLRRNLVKKAVDALTIEVTKPTHFE
- a CDS encoding amino acid permease; the encoded protein is MEEKPVLNQTSDKTKESHLLKVLGPMHIWALGVGIVLVGEFMGWNFTIAKGGSLGAIIACWVIGILFIALVMINTEIGSVIPEAGGQYAMAKYMLGPLASFNVGLMLVFEYVMLEAADALVVGQILKSLNPDVQALPYIILSLLLLTYLNYRGVYATLTLNFFITAIAFVTIFILLLGTKFYDPATSLLQIKQLTDGLPYGWVGIIAALQFGIWFYLGIEGTALAAEECRSTSRALPVGTMVGLVTLIVGATTTWFVCSGMVGAEKLGKSVFPLYDAALATGKPYIILALFIGTILACLASANGCINDSSRAWFAMSRDTLIPGVFAATHPKYKTPYRAILFLLPISIAFGFTGLLDQVITFSIFSAIMVYVLTAVMMFKFRSMYPLGTIKRGYTAPWHPMPAVILLILAIATLGGMYFGYWVNILSGFLFYILASLWFKFHRYKFVNTTSFIKAGAKSWPRPRGY
- a CDS encoding GrdX family protein, whose product is MIITNNPIVAEKHDHVLFLDGSVEEILIKVRDLVHEGYELISHPLPASLRMMFSPFRSIIIGRKLESMNFLDAEIIEDSIIKFKNHMDFRKADTVNGDDYKKLDQLLLESAIKEQMATW
- a CDS encoding glycine/sarcosine/betaine reductase component B subunit, producing the protein MKLEIGRIHINDIQFGNECSISNGVLTVDKMGLIAYLKEDERIKDVILDVAMPGEKVRIIPVKDVIEPRVKIQGGNNGFPGVTEKQAQCGEGRTHVLSGCAVVTVGDVVGFQEGVIDMWGEGAKWTPFSKTNNLTVDIRVVEDLAPHTHEETVRFAGLRAATYIGQAGKDLVPDEVLTFEIGNVFEETAKYPELPKVLYAEMMITQGLLHDTYIYGVNAQTILPSILHPNEELDNAVISGNCVAACDKITTYQHQNNSMILDLYAQHGKTINFMGCIMVPEHTTLAGKLRASDYTVKLAKLFGADAVIVSEEGYGNPDSDLLMICKKCENSGIKTVLMTDECAGRDGMSQPLADTAVEAVAVVSGGNVSHVVTLPPADKIIGNAAAIAVLAGGWEGALLEDGTLMCELNAVIGATSEIGFHNVTCRLY